The DNA window TGCTCGCCCGAGGACGTGTACGAACGTACGGCGGAGATGGGACTTGGCGCCAAGCAGCATCCGCACGCCAAGTCGCATCAGTCGCTCGGTGGTAGCACCGTATCCAACACCTCCACGGGAGCAAATGGAACAACCGTTAACGCGAATGGTGCCACTAACGGTACTGGTGCTCATGCAGCAGCCACGTCGGCATCGTCAGCCAAACGAAACGGGTCGACGCAGctgaatgaagaaaatgaaaatgcaggTAAGCATTGCTGTTACCCTAGATACCTGCGTCCGAACGGGGTATGGGCGGCTAGGGGTCGGCAGCCTTAACACGCCAAACGAGATTTTCATGCTCTATTAAAAGTGGATTCGAAATAATCGCACACTGGCATCAGCGATCGTGCCCGATGCTTCTCGCGTctcgaaaaataatattaatgagCCTGTCCAGCTGAgtggggggggaggggggtttgtgttttttgttgttgttggaacAACCGCATGAGTGTGGTTGCGGGTTGTTTTGCCGGAGAAGAAGGAATAGAAGTATAGGGATCACTTTAAACTAGTCTCATAGCATTGCGATGTAAACGGGGGCGGCGACgatattctttctttttccactGTTTCGCAAACCATTTCGAATAGTTGTTAATATCCTCTTCGTCTATCGTCGACGCACACTGATGCAATCTCTGTTTTTCGCCGTTTACTTTCCATGCATTTTCCTACTAGTGCACTACTAAGCTTGATAATTTACTTCGGGTGAACCCCTTTCACATTAGGCATTACTAGTCGATGGTGGTTAAACTGTTGtctgtttgtaatttttggtttttatttgagtatttcagatttttttttaaatttttacacctattgcaatcaattaacctctgaaaagaaaaagaaaaaaaacaatcagatCAACTTTCTCATTACAGAGTTGTGATTAGAAATGAACTAGTTATCAGGTCGATTTCAGTTTTACTatcacaattaaaatttttagtgTAAAATGTATTCTTTGTTTCGTAAGTCGTAAGTGGCGTAAAACATATATGACATACATGGCAGTTGATATTGAAACACCAAATACGTTAGCAAATCATCAAGCTTAAATTTGATaacaaactgaaaaaaaactaataattgttatttaaaaaaagaagttttagttccatttttgtataaaaattgtttaaaattttggtaaaaagatatttttttatagcaactcTTCAAACCGGCCATATGTAAACAGCCCGTTCGATATTAATTCGCTGATTCGGTGTTTCGATGTCAACTGCCGCGCCTATCATTTGCGTTTTTCTATCATTTATTTCTTGTGCAATATTCTTAGAGAAAAACATATTGCCTCCTATGTACTAAATGACTAGatggaaaaaattgaagaCAACTATCTTCTCCAAATAcagggattttttgtttcttttctgctactaATTGCTACTCCAGTGCCGGATAAGTGGATAGTTcaataaaagtttaattacAACTTCAAATTActtcaaactaaaaaaaaatgaagtaaacaatctcaaataaaaagaagaagcttCAATTTTATATagcatttaaatcattttcaacaATGCACAACAATTCGTTCATTGCAGGTCCTCCGCCACCACCACTTCCGCCACCATTAAAGGCAAGCAACTACGGTCATATCGGACATGGGGCACATCCAGCTGCGGCTGCAGCAGCCGCTGCCGCAGCAACACTAATTGGCAGCGGTGGATCTCGCGAGTGCTATGATTACGCGAAGAATGCGCGCAACGCGTACGATCAGCAGACCGTGACGGCGTACGgcgaacagcagcagtaccTGAATGTGCAACACAAGCGCCTGTTGCACCGCGACGGCGTTGGACATTTGGACGGTGTGGAGCAAAACACTGGCGAGCATCAGGATTCGGACTCCGGGCTGGAGGTGTTGGAAGAGTCCACACTGAAGCCGTCCGATCTGATCCGTGGTAATCACAACCGCAGCATGTCTATTATTTCTGGTAAGTCATTTCACCGAACGAAGGATTTacaagtttttctttaaaggATAACGTTTTAATAGCCACATCTTCGTAAGCATAGCGAATTTGATCGTAGACCTGCAAGTCATATAAAGTGTGAAGTGTCTTTGAGCGATGTTGAAAGTTGCTAAAATATTTGCCAGCATTGAAGTCTCCTAAGGATCATTTATATGGTTTCTATGGTTTTATATGATTTTTGGTTTGAGACAACCATTTTATGCaagtttttgcaaaaccagTTTCGATTACGTCTTGCATCAGCTGCACTCCCATCCAGGggtattgtaaaaaaatatgttttttggcGTTATTTGTAGTGCAACAGCTAAACGGGGAGAAAATTTTCGCTTCCTTCACCTTTATGGCGGATATTGTTAACAAATATCGTAAACAAAGTGAACGATTCGCACCATTCACTCGAGCCGATCGCTTCAAATTTGCTTAATGAAGCAACTTAATCGCAATTAGGAAATGCAGATTGTGCTGCGTTGAAGATTATTGTCtctgcagcaaaaaaaaaagctcttcacTCTCGTCTCGCACTTTTGGGAGCAAATCAACAAATGATGTACGTACAGTTtcgagctgttttttttttttaattttgttatttattatagTTTCACTTGTCATATCTTCAAACATTGATCACTCATTGGCTTTGATGGAGATCGCGCTGGTGAAATTATGTGCACATAGGTGGCGGCCCCCGCCTGTTGTACGGTGCTGCATAATCCGGTGGGACTTACACTCTacgtatgtttatttttctttcatataATTATAAGGTAAACTCATCTTTCATATTTCTCGTCTTATTTCTTATTATCTTGGCTGATCGATGAAAACAAGTTTCTTTCTCcgcctttgtttttttttctgttttttcacTCGGTAACGCTTCCACGTATATAATACAGTTCCTTTCACGAATGGGTTGAATTTTCTTACATCCGTATGCATACacttggtgtgtgtgtgtgtgtgtaatttatTGGCATGCCTGCACTTTGGTTGCGTGCGAATGAATACGAGCGTTGCGTGTCTTCGCACTGAATTGAGCAGAAATGAGACGGCGAAGACGACGGTACGAATTAAAGAAAACGATCGAATAAACGAATGTGTGTATAGGTATAAGCCAGTGGAGCGGCGCTTTTCTTGAAGGGAACCATAGCAAGAaggtaaaatgaaaacaatcccTCCTGTGCCGCCGGaaaagtgtgtgtgagtgtgcgatATGGGAAAGGAAAGAGCAGCCCCATACGGTTTGCCTAGACAGAAGCTGGAAGAAAACTGCACGGATGAAACATTGCTtacgcttttcttttgctctctttATCCATactttcttctttgcttttcaACCATCTCGGTTCAACCAACCAACTCGCATGCATCCTCTCGCACGTCTACTGAACCGTGACTTGGCAACGGTGTCGGCAAAACCTCCGCGAGCAGCGAATAAGAAAGCCAAACTAATTCAAGCGAACGGCAATGCTGGAGGCGGCAGCGGCAACCTACATAGTCTGTGCGCTACGGAAACTGGCTTACCATACGGCTCCAAGACGTCCGGTACCGGTGCAGCAACATCAGTCGACGACCAGCACTGCCATCAGCAACATCACCATCAACCGCGGCTGGTTAGCATCCAGCCGGTACCATCAAacaaccatcagcagcagcagtcccATCTCGGACCGAATCTGGTAAATAAGCAGCTCGTACTACCGTTTGTCCCACCGAGCTTCCCGAACGGTACCGGCGACGGTTCCAACCATCTGATCAAACCGTCGGAATATTTGAAAAGCATCAGTGACAAAAAATCCAATGCAGGCTCGCAAAGGTTAGTGTTGTGTTGTACGAAACCAGTGAAAAATTGTAGTACGGTTTAGCGTTTGTAGTTCAAATTCTTGCCAGAACGTTTGTCCGGTTTGGTTTAGTGATGCGAAAGCTAAACGTCCAAACGTACGTGGTTGCATTCGTTAcgcatttcgtttcgttcggtgttattttcatcttttgctGCCTCCCACCTCATTTCATATTTCTTTCGCCCAACGCTTTTTGTGACGTTCGTTGTGCTCCAATTTGTTCGACTTACTTATTGCCATAGAAAGCTTTACAGTTTAAAACTTCTCTTtcggtttggtgttttttttctcgctttttcaATTTAGATTTTACAATACCATGCACTGATTTCTACcggtcgaaaaaaaaatcgatcattaCGAAAGCGTAACAGAGTACATAAATCAAGAGAGTTTGCAGacttcaataataataataagaaaagaaaaaaacacattccaacaTCTTGTGTATCGATGTTAGTTtctcaaatatatttttttttaaattttgctttaactATTAACGTTAACAGATCATCTGATACGGAGGATTATATGCCATTGAACACGGCCTTGATTGTGCAGGCGGGATCGGAACCACCGAAACCGCCCCCACccccaccagcaccaccacttCTTAACCTGCATAACGCGATCCTTTCGGGATCGGCAACCCTACATTCAGCGCTGTCGCACCACAACACTGCCGGTGGGACACGACCGGGCGAACCGGCGTCCACTAGCGACAAGGGACAGCATAGTGGGGCACAtccaccacctccaccccCACCACAGGACACGGACATACGCAAGCTGCACCAGCCACTGTCGGCCATCTCCATACAGGACCTGAACAGTGTGCAGCTGCGTCGCACCGATAAGATGCTCGCCAAAACATACTCAGCGCCGACGCGCAGCATTAGCATGCAGTGTCTGTCCAGCACTAGCGAACAGTTCCTATCGCAGAAGACCGACCTAATAGCTGAGCTGAAGCTGTCGAAAGACATTGCCGGTGTGAAGAAGATGAAAGTCGAACGGGCAAAGCTCGAGGACCGGCAGGCGAACGAAGTGTACTCGGAGGTGACGCGTCAGTTCACCGCACAGAATTACGTCGATCAGGTAAGGGAAAAAGAATCTagcaagtgtttttgtttttgtttcatacttTACACCACGCTAAATTTAGGCAGTAAGCAAATTTGagctaaaaacaaacaacaatcgtTTGGTCatggttttccatttatttgctTGCATCTGTTTCGGAAAATGGTGGAGgtttttgttgaagttttggATTGGACAGGGAATTAAATCTAACGGAAAATGATTCACTGCCTTTTTTGCGGTACTTTTTTCCACGCTCTctttttaaggttttttttatgagttccACGTGTAAAACTATCACCCCTTTGtacggtaaaaaaaatcagtattAAAACACAATACATGCCGAACTCATTAACATTCATAATAGCTACAAATAGATCACTCGTAGTATAATTTTTATTGGCTTTCAATCTTTCAATCAACGCCGTTGACCCAgtttccatttccaaaaaaaaaaccctttccacgtgaaagcaataaaactgcTAGTAAATGCTTCAGAACAGTGTATTATATATCAATACCTTACCGTCGCACGGGAAATGGTCTAATAACGCAGACACGCAGTCAAACCAGATCGTTGTCCATTTTATATACCtaaccacaaacacactcaccgTCTTCATTTATCGCTCTCATGCACAAAATACGCACGCCATCGCACATCCACACATCACGCTATCCatccattttgtgttttttggtctttGTTCTCGATAGCCTTATCATACAGCTGATAAGATCTTTCAGGTACCGGAGCGGGACAACGCGGGCAATATTATACCGGACTGGAAGCGACAGATGCTGGCGAAGAAGGCGGctgaaaaggcgaaaaaagaGTTCGAGGAGCGGTTAGCTCGTGAAGCGGAGGACCGTCGGCTGTCCGCGATTCCGAAATGGAAACGAGACCTTATCGCACGCAAGGAAGAggcagaaaacaaattaaagtaaggcatgatgctgctgctgtgaagCGTCccaataattgaaattttatttggtAAGAATGACGTTTGTTtaactgtttttatttcgtcgCTTTAGATCGTCCATATATACACCAAAAGTAGAGGAACCGCAACGTCGGTCAGATACATGGCGCAATCGGATCACGCAACGGGCCATGTCCATCGACAATATAAGTTCGTATGGGTCGGAAACGGAACCGGGTATGCTACGTTACAACAAGGAGAATCAGTACCAATACCCATCCATCAATGGATCCGGTGGCGTTCAGTTCGGGCAGACAAACGGTGGAACCGGCAAAACACCGAACGGACCGATGGGCGGTACCGGTGGCCATCAAATGTCCGGCAACGGTACGATGGCACCACGCTGTTCGATGGAAAACATCAGCAACGGTAAGCTGGAAGGTGGAACGGCACATGGTTACCACCTGCCCGATATGGCACCCTCCACACCGAGCGAATCTGTGTGTGCCAACGATGATGAGGACAGTGAACAAATTATACCGTGGCGAGCCCACCTGCGGAAAACTAATAGCCGACTGTCTCTCATCGGCTGAGCCTTAAACTATGATTTATACATAGAGCAGAGctaggaaacaaaaacaaaaacaaaacacgaataGACAGTTATCGTACGGGAAACATTATTCTATCGTAGGTTTCACATATGTTTCACTTGATCAGTATCTGCTTCTAGCGTGCATCAACAAAACTCACACAACAAGACAATGAAAGCATTATAAACTGTGAACCGAATtgaaaatgaagataaaaaaaacaatcgaactCCTCATCTGTATAGTATAACATTCAGacgaattagaaaaaaaaatggtgaaaaggaTGCATACGACAAAAACTAGTATCAGAATAGTAAACAaaagaatgagagagagaggggaacagaaagagataaagagagaaacTAAACGCCGAAGATTTCGttgcaatattatttttattaatacaaTTGTTACTATTATCATtactttaattatttgttgttaTGATTATGCACACTCACAATGGTTCTTTCGATGTTCTATTGTTGCGAACGTGTTAAGCTCGTGAAATAACTGAACATAGTTTTATGGCAAGCGTATGGCTATCAACATAATAGCAGTTATAATTATTGCTACCTTAGTGATATACTCCGGAAATattatagaagaaaaaaaaagcaaaaacaaaaaccatctgAATAGTTACTGCTtttgttccttgttttttacataaatttattttttgttcgctcGTTGAAATCTTTCCGAGGTTATATGATGATACGCCTGCAAACATACTACAGACACGTTTATTGTTTATCGATGCCTGTGCTAGCAAAATCTATATACGCCTTGGGCTTTacttttctgttctgtttagCATTGGTGacaactttgttttttgtgtaacTAAGCTACCGAGAACGTATGGTAGAAAACCGGACCATTTTTCGTGGAAATTATAATTCAAGGTGTACAATTTGTGAGCGATAAGATTGATGCTTTGGTGATACGGATGCTTTACGCTGGGGTAAAGATGCGATAAGTTAGAACAGAgaaaagatatttaaaaaaaaaatacaaacaaactgtTTGGTGGAAGTAATACTCAACAAAACTGAATATTTACTTATAGTCGCGAAAGCATCAGTTATAGAAAGCTTTTAGCTACGTTTAATGGCAATAGTAAATTTATATCGCTACAGTTAATAAATCTCTATGCAAATTACACAACTTTCGggggttttctcttttttttccatgtaTACGCTGTTACCTTTAACACTTCGGCTCTAGCGAGTGCTGAGTTCTTGGCAGATTGTGTGCTCCTCTAGTGGTGGTTCCTACAACGCAATATAATatcaaaaagatgaaaaaaaatcgccgTCTGCCATTTAACTGGGTGAGGGATTATCCGAGTAGcacggaaatgacagttccaaagatGATTTGCCATTTGGAGTGAAACACTAATGATGGAAAGTAATACAGCTTTCAATTGTGAATgacacattaaaataatttaattattaaaactaaaataatttaacgaCTAAGAGAACTCAAGTTCTGGTCTCTTGGCTATCGAAGTACTGGTGAAGTGCGTTGTTAAATATAAACGTTTTGTCGTAGATCGCCAACCCTCTACAGATTTTCGAAAACGCAAGGGGAATGGGTAAGTGGAGACGTAAAATTTCTGGGAAAATCTCGAACCGAGTAACTATCTCAAAATTAAAACGAAGGGGCAACTGATCGCGGGAAGGAACAAATCATTTTCGTCACTTCGCCATGCGTTGAAATCTTCACCGATTTTAATAAATCGATTTCGCGAACCGTTTCGTTTTATGATTTCGGACACCAACAGATCATCCATAGACACTCCGTCTCTACTGCTGCATTTCAGAACTTTATACAGCTGTTCGTTTTACTTCTGCGATCCTTCAAGCGATGATACCGTAacgtaaaaatgataaattgttGACCTCTTTTCCTGTCGTAACGAAATGAAACACTGGAAGCACTATATTATTTACGTAATAGTTTGGTGAAGGGAATTAGAGGGTGCGTTGTGCCTCGCCACAACTACCCAtccttttacaaaaaatgaaaaaggacttaggaaaggaaaggactTAGGAAAGGTAATAAAGTTTTGCAATACCCATGGACCTGTTCTATGGTCTTGAtctatttttatgttaattgaTTATATTTATTGAAAACTACACAGAAAGTTAGCATTATTTCTATGTATTCAAAATAATGTTCAAATacaaattgatgtttttttacttttataatatataattttattttagtataGGTACTAGAGGGGTGAACACTGAGTAAGAGAGCGTGAGGGAGTTAAATCAtgtatgttatttttattattattattgttatgtttattattattattattgttattattattaatttatttcctcgCGGGTTTACAGAAATAGCTTACTAACTAAGACCTAAACCTAACATTGTTATTTCCTCGACAGGGAGGAAAAAGATAGGTCCGTCGAGTTGGGATCGCAAGAGGGGGACAATTACGAAGGGATCACGGGAAGGGATGGGAAATGGAATTGATGATAACAAAGCGGGAGCATCGGTATGACCGCGAAGGAGAGCGGCAATGAGGACTGATTGCGCCTGGGAACGGCGAGCTTCCAGCGAGTCTAGACTGACACCTGAGCACTAATTGCGGTAGAGGAGAGGGGAAGAAAGCCCACACAATGATTTGCGTACTGCATCACCCCCTTCAAGCAAAGGGGTTCTTAGAAGTCGCGAGCAATACGTTTGATCAAACCAGGCTCTCCCAACCACGGAATCAATTTGGAGATTAAAGGAGAGATCTTTGTCCAACCAGATTCCCAAGTCTTCGACATGCGTGACTCGATTGACAATCTGATTCGTCAAGAACTTTGGGGTGGTCGAAGGGAGTGTGAGATCGGCTAAGTGAAATAACACTACACTTTTCAGGGAGACAGGGTAAGAGAATCACGAGCACACCAAAAGGAGAAACGGTCAAGGATGTTTTGCAGAGATTTGCAATCTTCACGAGTGTACGCAGGATGAAAGATGTTTAAATCATTTGCATAGCACACGAAACAATCATTGGGAAACAGAACACTGACATCATTTATGAAAATAACAATCAACAAAGGGCTGAGGACACTATCTCATTTATGATGTCAACACAGCATGAAGTGTTTGTAtgaatcttttactcactcttttgcgttttaaCTCACTCACATTTTACGCTGACTAGCGACTCACACTTTTGCGTTTCAAATCActcaaaaataatgaataaaagtgttttgttactcTAATTGGATTTCGTTCTTATTGAGCGATTCGaaacgcaaaacacaaaaagtcGCTAGTCGGTACAGAGAGTGAGTTAAGACGCAAAAGGGTAATCAATGGATTACTTTagagtattattttttatgaatctcaaaagagtgagtataTTATTCTCCTTATAACCACTCTTTTACTCTGTTTCAATTATCTGAATAGAGTGATTATTTTCATCTCTAATAGGCACTATAATAATAAAGGCAATGTAGGTGGTGATGATGTACCGGCAACAATACCAAACTCCTTCAAGATCGTACCTACTTACAGAGTACTGGTGATTTTGTCACCGGTAAAAAAGGTCAAGAATatccagaaatggcaggccaAGAACTCTTGCGGTTttagtaccttttttttgttaatgggGAGGGAaacttcaaaaggtacccaccaaGAAGGGCGCCCtacggctacaaaccaatctctccaagatgggttatgtgggattcatcgtgacacCCGGCCCATGAAGCAGACGCGGCAGCTAATGGGATCCTAACTAAatcactcctcgacctgatccgaacatTTCCGATGCGCTGATGTACGTAGTAGTCCGTGTAGGATCGCATGTGCGGTGCTCATCCTGTTGAGGCGTTGCTGCTTTCCAGGCTGCTTCTGCGTCATCCTTCCTAGTTATCTCTGCTGCAGCATGTGCTGCTTAGAGCCTCCCTTCTGCTGCCGCGGCGCCATTTCGCCCGTACGTAGAAACTTCGAGTGGGTCTTAGCTCCTGCTGATGCTGTTTTCTAGTGATGGGTACTCGGAATTGCACCCACGGCTCTgaaccgcttccgagcataCCAACTCGGGCTCTGATTCCGGCTAAGTTAAAACCACGAATCCACCTGGAGCCGTAGGGacccgtccggagccgctagtcggccgCCAGAGCCGTCGGAACTGTCGGAACCGCCCGAAGccgtcggaaccgtccgggGTCGTCGGAACCgcccggagccgctagttggcAGCCgcagccgtcggagccgtccggaaccgctAGTCGACAGATGAAGCCGTCGGAGCCGGCTGAACCGTCCGAATCGTTGGGACTGAAATGAGTTGAAATTCCAGAGCGCTTCAAATCTGCCATGATACGGTTAGACATATAACCTATATTAGTGCTctatcagcaaattttatatagtCTGATAAAAATGacgagttgaaatgaaaaatttgcttctttatttacttaatagaagaatttttattgaaaggaaataaataaatatgctaCCATGCCTTTCTCGAttaagtagctccggagaaacccatgccctgtagtAAAGAGTTgagtaaaatgaaaatcaatttctccgtacatacgatttacccaggacataatgtcatCCCAGGACATAAGACTTCTCGTCTTCATCCTAAGCGATCTCTGCTGctccgctccggctgtcccctgttgttgccagcgtcccatggtctcctCTCGTGGTCTCTTCCGTATGTATGGTGCTGAAGCTCCCCTCGCTGCCTAGAAGAACTAACGGGATGGTGCTCGCACACACGCAAGCGGCGTCGGAGGAGACCGTTTAGATCTTGCTGGctactcgaagaactcctgtgcggtgcatTGTCTGAACTGTGGTTCGATGAGTGTCTCtttgaagaagcgtccgtccccacacaggtgccgcgtaacggacaatgctgtACCCAACATTAACCAGGGATCTCCTTCTGTTGCATTTTGgaccacacttattcggcatcagagtgGTCAAGGCGTTCGTGATACGTGAAGCCCTGGTGCAGACCATCTCCAGATGCCGGACGTGCTGCTGTTTGCGGCCGAGCTCGACCCCAAATTACTAGAGCGTctccgtggatacgatcgtgtgtccccacGCTCGTAGTTGGCCTATTAGCGGGAtttgatgagtgcagaagatcatgtagcaggtcttttgatgggccagttTCAGATTCACACCATCCATACAACGCTCAATCGTCTCcagattcctcgtagcaagggtGCTGATTTCCTCTGGGTCCCTCCCGATAAGGGGGAACGCCACGTCATcggcaaaccctataatgtccgaaCGCGTCCCCAATAACTCCAGACGGAGAAGGTCGTAGTGCATGACGCTCTATAGTGTTGGTTCTAAAACCGAACCCTGGGAAACATCTGCCTTTACTGGTACCCAGAGCATTCCTTCATTCGTctcgtagtggagcgtgcgattcaTGAAGTAATTTCGCtgcaacgcctggaggtacggtggtgtattccttcgctgcagagctgctccgatcgctttccagttggccgtgttgaaggcgttcttcacgtcaaTTGTCACCATCGTACGCAGTCGGTCGCTTTTGCGCTTCTTTTCGATCGCAACCTTTCCGTTGGCGATCACCCTGTTGATGACATCCATAGACGAGCGTCGCTGCCGAAAACCGCATTGGACAACAGCAAGAACGCCCATTGCATCAAGATGCTGCGTAAGAGTCTGCACTGTAAGAGTCGCTCCAATGCTTTTCCCAGGACATTCAGTAtgcagattggccggtacgacgatgatttgGCCGGTGGTATCCCGGCCTTGGAGAACAGCACCAAttgttgcctcttccattcgacggcGAAGTAGCCGGAGTGGATGTAgtgctggaacgttctcatcAAAACGCGTGGAAAGGTCGTCATCGCCGCtatcaaggccacgttcggaatgttgttgttaaggggggggggggggaacgcTGGgaattgagcgattttgcaatgcttaCCAGCTCACCCTCGGTGAGTGTTGTGTCTTCGTCCGCCAATCCTGTTGCTGTGGGCCACGCCATaggcggttgcaccggaaaaagttaGCCGACGATATGCTGAAGCTTGACTAGGTTCCGTTCCATCCGTATGCGGATTCCTTCCAACATCTGCTTTCTGATCTTGCAGCCGGGCCCTAATCTGTGACGCCCCAGTTGTACATACAGGCCCCCAGTTGTTGCAGGAAGCTCATCGCCGTGCaccttcttgctccgctttACCAGCATGTTCCAGTGCTGCTTTCGCTGCTGTGTAGGAAGAAACCCGTTCCTCTCGCTGCTCCTCCATTCGGGTTCTCCTGAACCAACTCCACATCCCGATGTATGAGCGGCGTAACTGGGCAATCTCGTTGTTCCCCCAGTACACCGATCACCGTCCTCCTCGTGCTGCAGGCATTCTCGGCATCGTTGCGTCGTAGGCAGTTGACATAGTTGTTTTCCCTCAGGAGAGACGAACTTTAtacggagcagaaaacgatgCCACGCATTTCGACCATAACGAAACGGTCCCGTCGGTTCTCGATGATGAGTTAGATGGGGTCTACGACACCACGTCGTAGCATTCCGACCGAGCCGTTTATACAATAATAATCAGCCAATTTGTCAAATTGCCTAACGCGGGCAAAGGTAATATGCATCCTTTTCAATTaaggaaaacaacaccaaataAGGTTTTGTTCAGGCATCACTGTGTGCGATATGTTGCCTGGGTCAAATTTTTGCATACAAGATTGCATGCAATTATATTACACAAAAACTAGTTTGTATGCAACTTATATACAAGTTCATTGTTTAGCGGACATTACGCCCTATtctattatttgttatttctaTTTTGTACGCATTTCTTCAGGATTATGCTTTTGTATATAAAAGAAGAGCTAAAGCTAAAGGGAAAAccattagtatttttttacaacattaTAAAATCAAACCGACGTCATACGACCTGGCCGTCCCTT is part of the Anopheles funestus chromosome X, idAnoFuneDA-416_04, whole genome shotgun sequence genome and encodes:
- the LOC125764669 gene encoding homeotic protein female sterile isoform X1; amino-acid sequence: MTSIERPAGGALALHYAAARGCLDCVRLLTEAAPDISANTQMDNDVTPVYLAAQEGHLEVLKFLVLEAGGSLYVRARDGMAPIHAASQMGCLDCLKWMIEDQAVDPNLRDGDGATPLHFAASRGHLSVVRWLLNHGAKLSLDKYGKSPINDAAENQQVECLNALVQHGNMNGVSGSEMPENQTSPKQHRHQLHDAYQTQVLSGGPGSLPKQARVSRKSSTGNHGRPSKPLVGGHGHTHLSNTMVSTKSSTGSSDSEPFYLHPPTIRKTKDGLYARQSPDSYYGPVLPNDGVYVNPMRRGSSTPPSPSGSISGESFFLHDPQEVIYNRVKDLFDADVTSKDDKIVNNRSIVQAEVHSSSSGAASGSDEDLSVSSSHSGGDGGGVGGGGGGGGGGGGGGGGGNGVGGGVGGSGGSGIDLINGNHTKTSNVNSSTTSHEHDYEDIYLMREEAQYVGGMQNRSAIGRSRSRDSGSHSRSASASSNRSDVVLQLTGSSHNQHSLANNNKEHMLLAKRNNLLYEQQRGQQGTKALAKSSYNMSKGTKGLNQPYPGMVSQRKHADDYSSNTLRSSCTVDNAYESVCSPEDVYERTAEMGLGAKQHPHAKSHQSLGGSTVSNTSTGANGTTVNANGATNGTGAHAAATSASSAKRNGSTQLNEENENAGPPPPPLPPPLKASNYGHIGHGAHPAAAAAAAAAATLIGSGGSRECYDYAKNARNAYDQQTVTAYGEQQQYLNVQHKRLLHRDGVGHLDGVEQNTGEHQDSDSGLEVLEESTLKPSDLIRGNHNRSMSIISANKKAKLIQANGNAGGGSGNLHSLCATETGLPYGSKTSGTGAATSVDDQHCHQQHHHQPRLVSIQPVPSNNHQQQQSHLGPNLVNKQLVLPFVPPSFPNGTGDGSNHLIKPSEYLKSISDKKSNAGSQRSSDTEDYMPLNTALIVQAGSEPPKPPPPPPAPPLLNLHNAILSGSATLHSALSHHNTAGGTRPGEPASTSDKGQHSGAHPPPPPPPQDTDIRKLHQPLSAISIQDLNSVQLRRTDKMLAKTYSAPTRSISMQCLSSTSEQFLSQKTDLIAELKLSKDIAGVKKMKVERAKLEDRQANEVYSEVTRQFTAQNYVDQIFQVPERDNAGNIIPDWKRQMLAKKAAEKAKKEFEERLAREAEDRRLSAIPKWKRDLIARKEEAENKLKSSIYTPKVEEPQRRSDTWRNRITQRAMSIDNISSYGSETEPGMLRYNKENQYQYPSINGSGGVQFGQTNGGTGKTPNGPMGGTGGHQMSGNGTMAPRCSMENISNGKLEGGTAHGYHLPDMAPSTPSESVCANDDEDSEQIIPWRAHLRKTNSRLSLIG